A stretch of the Bacillus anthracis str. Vollum genome encodes the following:
- the nusA gene encoding transcription termination factor NusA has translation MSTELLDALLVLESEKGISKDIIIDAIEAALISAYKRNFNQAQNVRVSFNPQVGTIQVLARKDVVDNVFDPRLEISVEEARQINPNYQDGDVLEIEVTPKDFGRIAAQTAKQVVTQRVREAERGVIYSEFSDREEDIMVGIVQRQDARFIYVSLGKVEALLPVSEQMPNEQYKPHDRIRVFITKVEKTTKGPQIYVSRTHPGLLKRLFEMEVPEIYDGTVEIRSVAREAGDRSKISVHAENIDVDPVGSCVGPKGQRVQRIVDELKGEKIDIVRWSNDPVEYVANALSPSQVVKVLVDEEEKATTVVVPDHQLSLAIGKRGQNARLAAKLTGWKIDIKSESDAKQLGIVTEEDSVVAFGFDSVEDEIE, from the coding sequence ATGAGCACTGAGTTGTTAGATGCCTTGCTCGTATTAGAGTCAGAAAAAGGAATTAGCAAAGATATTATTATTGATGCGATTGAAGCAGCGTTAATCTCTGCTTATAAACGCAATTTTAACCAAGCACAAAACGTTCGTGTGAGCTTTAACCCACAAGTGGGAACAATCCAGGTTTTAGCACGTAAAGACGTTGTTGATAATGTGTTTGATCCACGTCTTGAAATTTCTGTTGAAGAAGCAAGACAAATTAATCCAAACTATCAAGATGGTGACGTACTAGAAATTGAAGTAACACCAAAAGATTTCGGTCGTATTGCAGCACAAACTGCAAAACAAGTTGTAACACAACGAGTGCGTGAAGCTGAGCGTGGTGTTATTTACTCTGAGTTTAGTGACCGTGAAGAAGATATCATGGTTGGTATCGTACAACGTCAAGATGCTCGTTTCATCTATGTAAGCTTAGGGAAAGTAGAAGCTTTATTACCTGTAAGTGAGCAAATGCCAAACGAACAATACAAACCACATGATCGTATTCGCGTATTCATTACGAAAGTAGAAAAAACAACAAAAGGACCACAAATTTACGTATCACGTACACATCCTGGTCTTTTAAAACGTTTATTCGAAATGGAAGTTCCTGAAATCTATGATGGAACGGTTGAAATTCGTTCTGTAGCACGTGAAGCAGGAGATCGGTCTAAAATCTCTGTACATGCAGAGAACATTGATGTTGATCCAGTAGGTTCTTGTGTAGGACCGAAAGGACAACGTGTACAACGCATTGTAGACGAACTAAAAGGTGAAAAGATTGACATCGTTCGCTGGTCAAATGATCCAGTAGAATATGTTGCCAATGCTTTAAGCCCATCACAAGTTGTGAAAGTACTTGTAGATGAAGAAGAAAAAGCAACAACTGTTGTTGTTCCAGACCACCAACTGTCATTAGCTATCGGTAAACGTGGACAAAATGCACGTCTTGCAGCTAAATTAACAGGTTGGAAAATTGATATTAAGAGTGAGTCTGATGCGAAACAACTTGGTATTGTAACAGAAGAAGATAGCGTAGTCGCATTCGGATTCGATTCAGTTGAAGACGAAATCGAATAG